GTTAGGGCATCTAGATTGATAATTTTGGTGTTGGGAAGGTTCTTAACAAATTCTCTTACAACATGAGATCCGATAAAACCTGCGCCACCTGTTATGATAATGTTTTTCATATTAGTTTTTTACGGTTTTTCTACCGATTGATTTATAAAAAAATCCGTGTTGTTCTGGAACTTCTAGAGGGAACATATTACGACCGTCAAAGATGATTTTGTTTTTCATTTTGGATGCCATAAGTTCAAAATTTGGATTTTTAAACTCGGGCCATTCCGTTGCGATTAACAGACAGTCAGCATCTTCTAATGCGGAATACATGTCTGTCGCGTATTCGATTTTATCACCGATAACTTTGCGAACATTAGACTCCGCAATTTTATCATAAGCTATGATTTTTGCGCCTTTATCAAGAAGGATTTTGATGTTGTCCAAAGATGAAGCTTCTCGGATATCGTCTGTATTTGCTTTAAATGCCAAACCCCAAAGCGCAATTTTTTTACCACTAAGGTCATTAAAATATTTCTCGATATCGCTTGTTAAAATAACTTTTTGAGCATTGTTAACTGCTTCTGTAGATTCTAAAATTTTGAAGTTAAAATTTTCATCTTTTCCAGATTTTATTAAAGCTTTTACATCTTTCGGAAAGCATGAGCCTCCATAACCAATGCCCGGGAACAAAAACCGGTGACCAATACGATCATCGCTTCCCATGCCCAATCTCACTTTGTCAACATCGGCACCTACCAATTCGCAATAATTTGCGATTTCGTTCATAAAAGTAATTTTTACAGCCAAGAAAGAATTAGCTGCATATTTTGTGAGTTCTGATGATTTTTCATCCATGAAAATTATTGGAATTCCCGTATTGGTAAATGGCTGATAGATTTGTGCCATAATGTTTTTTGCTCTCTCAGAACTGCAACCTACAACAACTCTAGCAGGATTCATAGAGTCTTCAACCGCAAAACCTTCTCTCAAAAATTCTGGATTGGATACAACGTCAAACGGAATATCTGTTTTCGATTTGATAACTGCCCCCACTTTATCCGCTGTGCCTACTGGGACAGTTGATTTGTTAACCACAACTTTATAGTCGGTCATCATTTTGCCAATGTCATTAGCGACTTTTAGAACGTATGACAAATCTGCTGATCCATCTTCTCCTGGCGGTGTTGGAAGTGCCAAGTAGATAACTTCACTTTTGTCTAAAGCTTCTTTAAGATTGGTCGTGAAAAATAAACGATTGGCTTGTATATTTCGAAGAAACATTTCCTCAAGGTTTGGCTCGTATATTGGGACGATACCTTGTTTCATGTCTTCAACTTTTTTTTCATCAATGTCTACACAATATACAGAATTTCCCAATTCTGCTAAGGTTGTACCAGTTACTAATCCTACATAACCAGTTCCTACAATGGTAATATTCAATGTTTGAGTTTTTAAATTTTGTACAAAGATAATTTTTTTTAACATATTTATAATGACTTTAGTCTTTTTCGTGATTTTAGTACAGTTTAATTTTTTTGTTAAATGTTAAGAAGCTTGTTGATGTAAAGCCTTAAAATTCAATATAATTTGGATTTTTTTAAAAAAAGACTTACATTTGCAGAAGATTTACGGAACAGAATGAAAAGGCCTTCGAGAGAGAGCCTTTTTTCGTAGATGTAATTC
This genomic stretch from Chryseobacterium sp. POL2 harbors:
- a CDS encoding UDP-glucose dehydrogenase family protein translates to MNITIVGTGYVGLVTGTTLAELGNSVYCVDIDEKKVEDMKQGIVPIYEPNLEEMFLRNIQANRLFFTTNLKEALDKSEVIYLALPTPPGEDGSADLSYVLKVANDIGKMMTDYKVVVNKSTVPVGTADKVGAVIKSKTDIPFDVVSNPEFLREGFAVEDSMNPARVVVGCSSERAKNIMAQIYQPFTNTGIPIIFMDEKSSELTKYAANSFLAVKITFMNEIANYCELVGADVDKVRLGMGSDDRIGHRFLFPGIGYGGSCFPKDVKALIKSGKDENFNFKILESTEAVNNAQKVILTSDIEKYFNDLSGKKIALWGLAFKANTDDIREASSLDNIKILLDKGAKIIAYDKIAESNVRKVIGDKIEYATDMYSALEDADCLLIATEWPEFKNPNFELMASKMKNKIIFDGRNMFPLEVPEQHGFFYKSIGRKTVKN